Proteins from a single region of Belliella baltica DSM 15883:
- a CDS encoding zinc dependent phospholipase C family protein gives MQKFLAFIAIFLFLSTDIVAWGFFAHKRINRLAVFSLPPEMIGFFKSNIQFITENAVNPDRRRYAVKGEAEKHFLDADVYGDSAVYFLPRYWNQAVEKFGEEELRKHGIGPWNAYNTKNQLTEAFKKKDQKAILRLAADLGHYIGDINVPLHTTKNYNGQLTNQYGIHAFWESRVPELLSDDFDFFVGQAEYIPNTQLEAWDAIIGAHLALDSVLNFEKILSQRFPEDKKFSFEERGGINTRVYSKEFTKAYNDMLAGQIERQMKRSIKMIADFWYSAWIDAGQPVLNDLLDKPVEDLEEKFAPPPTPLNIREHEGITLQESPEELRKSFYRAMWRTGN, from the coding sequence ATGCAAAAATTTTTAGCATTTATCGCAATCTTTTTATTCTTAAGCACAGACATTGTGGCTTGGGGATTTTTTGCACACAAAAGGATCAATCGCTTGGCGGTTTTCTCACTTCCTCCAGAGATGATCGGGTTTTTCAAATCAAACATCCAATTCATCACCGAAAATGCAGTAAACCCTGACAGAAGACGATATGCAGTAAAGGGTGAGGCTGAAAAGCATTTTTTAGATGCTGATGTATACGGCGATAGTGCGGTTTATTTTTTGCCGAGATATTGGAATCAGGCTGTGGAGAAATTTGGCGAAGAGGAATTAAGAAAACACGGCATCGGCCCTTGGAATGCCTACAATACCAAGAATCAATTGACAGAAGCTTTCAAAAAAAAGGACCAAAAAGCCATTCTAAGACTTGCTGCTGACCTAGGCCATTATATCGGAGACATTAATGTTCCCTTGCACACCACCAAGAATTATAACGGACAACTCACCAATCAATATGGAATCCACGCCTTTTGGGAAAGTAGAGTTCCAGAATTGCTTTCAGACGATTTTGACTTTTTTGTAGGACAAGCTGAATATATTCCCAATACCCAACTTGAAGCTTGGGATGCGATCATCGGCGCACATTTGGCTTTGGATTCTGTGTTAAATTTTGAGAAAATTCTTAGTCAGCGATTTCCTGAGGATAAGAAATTCAGTTTTGAAGAAAGAGGCGGCATCAATACAAGGGTTTATTCGAAGGAGTTCACAAAAGCCTATAATGACATGCTTGCTGGCCAAATAGAGAGGCAAATGAAGCGCTCTATTAAGATGATTGCTGACTTTTGGTACAGCGCTTGGATCGATGCAGGGCAGCCTGTACTCAATGATTTGCTGGACAAGCCTGTGGAAGATTTGGAAGAGAAGTTTGCTCCACCTCCTACTCCACTCAACATTCGAGAGCATGAAGGCATCACCCTCCAAGAATCGCCAGAAGAGCTTAGGAAATCATTTTATAGGGCGATGTGGCGGACTGGGAATTGA
- a CDS encoding pyridoxal phosphate-dependent aminotransferase, with protein MRTILLRPGAEELNYEIRGIVKKARQIEALGQTITWENIGDPIQKNNRIPTWMKEIVSELVSQDHTYGYADSKGVLETRKFLANLNNQKKGVQITADDVLFFNGLGDAIAKLYQFLIPTARIIGPSPAYSTHSSAEAAHANTAPITYKLDPDIQWLPDMEDLYNKVKYNPSIVGILIINPDNPTGMVYPKEVLEDFVRIAREFKLLLIADEIYQNITYNGLQAVALSEVVGDLPAISMKGISKEFPWPGSRCGWMEFYNRDGSKEFSKYVQTLENAKMIEVCSTILPQLSIPKIMSHPDYAAYRQAENFKIGQRSKLMEELLSDIPGIKFNPTQGAFYNTIVFEESYLSPNQFLPIENKDIKALMESWLHEENMPMDKRFVYYLLASTGICVVPVSSFCSDLRGFRVTLLEDDEATFKDTFTRLADAIKIYLGL; from the coding sequence ATGAGGACTATTTTGCTAAGGCCGGGGGCTGAAGAGTTGAATTATGAGATCAGGGGTATTGTCAAAAAGGCAAGGCAAATAGAAGCTTTGGGGCAAACAATCACTTGGGAAAATATAGGAGATCCAATTCAAAAGAATAATAGAATCCCAACTTGGATGAAAGAGATTGTCTCTGAATTGGTTAGTCAAGACCATACTTACGGCTATGCAGATTCTAAGGGAGTGTTAGAGACAAGGAAGTTTTTGGCAAATTTGAACAATCAGAAAAAAGGTGTTCAAATCACTGCTGACGATGTGCTTTTCTTTAATGGACTTGGTGATGCCATCGCCAAGCTTTACCAATTTTTAATTCCTACAGCTAGGATTATCGGTCCTTCTCCTGCTTACAGTACGCATAGTTCTGCAGAGGCAGCTCATGCCAATACTGCACCGATTACTTACAAGCTTGATCCAGATATTCAGTGGCTTCCTGATATGGAAGACCTTTATAACAAAGTCAAGTACAATCCCAGTATAGTAGGGATACTCATCATCAATCCCGATAACCCCACCGGAATGGTCTACCCCAAAGAAGTTTTGGAGGATTTTGTCAGAATCGCTAGGGAATTCAAGCTACTCCTGATTGCGGATGAAATTTACCAGAACATCACATATAATGGCCTCCAAGCTGTAGCATTATCTGAAGTTGTTGGCGACTTGCCTGCGATTTCCATGAAAGGAATATCCAAAGAATTTCCTTGGCCAGGTTCTCGCTGTGGATGGATGGAATTTTATAATCGAGATGGTTCAAAGGAATTTAGCAAGTATGTGCAAACCCTAGAAAATGCTAAAATGATAGAAGTTTGCTCAACTATATTGCCTCAGCTTTCTATTCCTAAAATTATGTCGCATCCCGATTATGCGGCATATCGTCAAGCTGAAAACTTCAAAATTGGCCAAAGAAGTAAGCTGATGGAAGAGTTACTTTCAGATATTCCTGGTATTAAATTTAATCCTACACAAGGGGCATTTTACAATACTATTGTTTTTGAAGAAAGCTATCTCAGTCCAAATCAGTTTTTGCCAATTGAAAACAAAGACATCAAAGCTTTAATGGAGTCTTGGCTGCATGAAGAAAATATGCCGATGGACAAAAGATTTGTATATTATTTATTGGCTTCGACAGGAATCTGCGTGGTCCCAGTATCTTCTTTTTGTTCTGATCTGAGAGGGTTTAGAGTGACTTTGTTGGAAGATGATGAGGCTACTTTTAAAGATACATTTACTAGACTAGCAGATGCTATTAAGATCTATTTGGGGTTATAA
- the ettA gene encoding energy-dependent translational throttle protein EttA yields MSGEKIIFSMAGVSKIYPPQKKVLKDIYLSFFYGAKIGVLGLNGSGKSSLLKIIAGIDKEFLGEVVWSPGYSVGMLEQEPQLDHEKTVKDIVEEAVSETVALLKEFEAINEQFMDPALMEDPDAMDKLIEKQGDVQQKLDAANAWELETMLEKAMDALRLPPSDAIVGNLSGGEKRRVALCRLLLQEPDVLLLDEPTNHLDAESVLWLEQHLKQYKGTVIAVTHDRYFLDNVAGWILELDRGEGIPWKGNYSSWLDQKQNRLKQEEKTESKRQKTLERELEWIRMTPKARQAKGKARLSAYDKLISEEGKEKEAKLELYIPPGSRLGAKVIEVNGVSKAFGDKLLFEDLSFNLPQGGIVGIIGPNGAGKSTLFKLITGREKADAGNFEVGETVKLAYVDQEHDTLDPNKSVYDSISGGNEIIKLGNKEMNSRAYVGKFNFTGSDQEKKVGVLSGGERNRVHLAMTLKEGGNLLLLDEPTNDLDVNTLRALEEALENFGGCAVIISHDRWFLDRICTHILAFEGDSQVYWFEGNFSDYEENKKKRLGDLTPKRIKYKPLR; encoded by the coding sequence ATGAGCGGAGAAAAAATCATATTTTCAATGGCGGGGGTGTCAAAGATTTATCCTCCTCAGAAGAAAGTTCTGAAAGATATTTACCTATCATTTTTTTACGGAGCTAAAATTGGCGTTCTAGGTCTCAATGGATCAGGAAAAAGCTCCCTTTTAAAGATTATTGCGGGAATAGATAAAGAGTTTTTGGGGGAAGTTGTTTGGTCTCCAGGTTATTCCGTCGGAATGCTGGAGCAAGAGCCTCAGTTAGATCATGAAAAGACGGTGAAAGATATCGTGGAGGAAGCAGTGTCCGAGACAGTCGCTTTGCTGAAAGAATTTGAAGCCATCAACGAGCAATTTATGGACCCTGCCTTAATGGAAGATCCAGATGCAATGGATAAGTTGATCGAGAAGCAAGGAGATGTACAGCAAAAGCTTGATGCTGCCAATGCTTGGGAGTTGGAGACTATGTTGGAGAAAGCTATGGATGCTCTTAGACTGCCTCCAAGTGATGCTATTGTCGGCAATCTTTCTGGTGGTGAAAAAAGGAGAGTAGCGCTTTGTCGACTTTTGCTTCAAGAACCGGATGTATTGCTTCTTGATGAACCTACCAACCACCTCGATGCTGAGTCAGTTCTTTGGCTTGAGCAACACCTCAAACAATATAAAGGAACTGTCATCGCGGTAACTCACGATAGGTATTTCTTGGATAATGTCGCGGGATGGATTTTGGAATTGGATAGGGGAGAGGGGATTCCTTGGAAAGGAAATTATTCCTCTTGGCTAGATCAAAAGCAAAACAGATTGAAACAAGAAGAAAAAACCGAATCCAAAAGGCAGAAAACGCTCGAGAGAGAATTAGAATGGATCAGAATGACTCCGAAAGCCCGTCAGGCCAAAGGAAAAGCGCGTCTAAGTGCTTATGATAAACTGATTAGTGAAGAAGGCAAGGAAAAAGAAGCAAAGCTAGAACTTTATATTCCACCAGGATCAAGATTAGGGGCCAAAGTGATTGAAGTCAATGGAGTTTCTAAAGCATTTGGGGATAAATTATTATTTGAAGACTTATCTTTCAACCTACCTCAAGGAGGAATTGTAGGAATCATCGGTCCGAATGGTGCTGGCAAATCCACCCTCTTCAAATTGATCACTGGGAGAGAAAAAGCGGATGCCGGTAACTTCGAAGTAGGTGAGACCGTGAAGCTCGCTTACGTAGATCAAGAACATGATACTTTGGATCCAAATAAATCGGTTTATGACTCGATTTCTGGTGGCAACGAAATCATTAAACTTGGAAATAAAGAAATGAACTCCCGAGCTTATGTAGGAAAATTCAATTTCACTGGTTCTGATCAGGAGAAAAAAGTAGGCGTACTATCCGGTGGAGAGCGGAATAGAGTTCACTTGGCGATGACACTCAAAGAAGGTGGAAACCTTTTGTTGCTCGATGAGCCTACCAATGATCTTGATGTCAATACGCTGAGAGCTTTGGAAGAGGCTTTGGAGAACTTTGGTGGATGTGCGGTAATTATTTCCCACGATAGATGGTTCTTGGATAGGATTTGTACCCATATCTTGGCATTTGAGGGAGATTCTCAGGTATATTGGTTTGAAGGAAACTTCTCCGATTATGAAGAGAACAAGAAAAAACGCCTCGGGGATTTGACTCCTAAAAGGATTAAGTATAAGCCTTTGAGGTAA
- a CDS encoding DUF349 domain-containing protein encodes MEHPYGYIKDKKVFLKGFLNQADRVIGEVKEDEASTLKYFEDRFATIKEKVENLKKDIEENQNKGSFLMKLIHLRDSLMQYDALGDFVPLIEELNKLEIYLEEIIQKNRERNLEIKRGLILEAEDLKDNTDWKETTEEFKNLKLRWIKTGPVEKEFEEEIENAFNKAVDTFFDNRKAFFEEMAVQAEQNIKIYEDLVRQAQQAFNNPDAKKAFEISKKIQKEWKASGKVPAEKRQPLWDEFSKLNNRIFSRFKREMQSGPRLNPREVLLKMESLAEEMKKLAHQDTSPMTVSQARKLQNEWKPLSQTRPRDANLITRNFIYYSEIVFEKSFLNKLALSKNSNFRDLSESEQNKIKSSILRDLIHRDESELKTVKENAENFKSNEPDFEIMLRRKISAFRRKIDVKNFILKELSNKY; translated from the coding sequence ATGGAACATCCATACGGATACATTAAGGACAAAAAGGTATTTTTAAAGGGATTTTTGAATCAAGCTGATCGTGTGATTGGTGAGGTGAAAGAAGACGAAGCGTCAACCCTTAAGTACTTTGAAGATCGATTTGCTACTATCAAAGAGAAAGTAGAGAATCTAAAGAAAGACATTGAAGAAAATCAGAACAAAGGATCCTTCCTGATGAAGTTGATTCATTTGAGAGATTCACTGATGCAATATGATGCATTGGGTGATTTTGTACCTTTGATCGAAGAACTCAACAAACTGGAAATCTATCTTGAAGAAATCATCCAAAAAAACAGGGAGAGAAATCTAGAAATCAAGAGAGGTTTGATTTTGGAAGCTGAGGATTTGAAAGACAATACAGATTGGAAAGAAACAACTGAAGAATTCAAAAATCTAAAGCTAAGATGGATCAAGACTGGCCCAGTAGAAAAAGAATTTGAAGAAGAAATTGAAAATGCTTTTAACAAAGCTGTTGATACTTTCTTTGATAATAGAAAGGCATTCTTTGAAGAAATGGCTGTTCAGGCTGAGCAAAACATCAAGATCTATGAAGATTTAGTGAGACAAGCGCAGCAAGCTTTCAATAATCCAGATGCAAAAAAAGCTTTTGAAATCAGTAAGAAAATCCAAAAAGAATGGAAGGCGTCTGGAAAAGTCCCAGCTGAAAAAAGACAACCCCTTTGGGATGAATTTTCAAAATTGAACAATCGAATCTTCAGCAGGTTTAAGAGAGAAATGCAGTCTGGCCCTAGATTGAATCCAAGAGAAGTGCTCTTAAAAATGGAATCCCTTGCGGAAGAAATGAAGAAGTTAGCACATCAGGACACCTCTCCAATGACTGTCTCACAAGCAAGAAAACTTCAAAACGAATGGAAACCTTTAAGTCAAACAAGACCAAGGGATGCGAATTTGATCACGAGAAATTTCATTTACTATTCTGAAATCGTTTTTGAAAAATCCTTTTTGAATAAACTTGCTCTATCCAAAAACTCTAATTTCAGAGATCTTTCTGAATCGGAGCAAAATAAAATCAAATCTTCTATCTTAAGAGACTTAATTCACAGAGATGAAAGTGAATTAAAAACAGTAAAAGAGAATGCTGAAAATTTCAAAAGCAACGAACCAGATTTTGAAATCATGCTAAGAAGAAAAATCAGTGCTTTCAGAAGAAAAATAGATGTGAAAAATTTTATATTGAAGGAACTTTCAAACAAATATTGA
- a CDS encoding DUF2795 domain-containing protein: MYWTLELASYLEDAPWPATKDELIDYAIRSGAPLEVVENLQELEDDGEPYENIEEIWPDYPTKDDFFFNEDEY; encoded by the coding sequence ATGTACTGGACATTAGAACTTGCATCATACCTAGAAGATGCTCCATGGCCTGCAACCAAAGACGAATTAATTGATTATGCGATTCGCTCGGGTGCGCCTTTGGAAGTCGTAGAGAACCTTCAAGAATTGGAGGATGACGGTGAGCCTTACGAGAATATCGAAGAGATTTGGCCGGATTATCCCACAAAAGATGACTTCTTCTTTAATGAAGATGAATACTAA
- a CDS encoding LytR/AlgR family response regulator transcription factor produces MINIVVIDDEPLAAELILEYLSGYKQTNVLAVCHDGFDGLKTIKELQPDLIFLDIQMPKITGLEMLELLENPPSVIFTTAYDEYAVKAFDAQAIDYLLKPFSKERFAKAIDKFLVMGETLKDLGKYNFSKMEAPGVSERIVLKDKNDIKIIPFSTIKYLEANDDYVNIYTNEGKFLKNKTMKFFEQVLNSDVFVRVHRSYIVKVTEITKIEGYEKDSFLIILKSGEKIPVSKSGYPKLKSALGI; encoded by the coding sequence ATGATCAATATAGTAGTCATTGATGATGAACCGCTAGCAGCAGAGTTGATTCTAGAGTACCTTTCGGGTTATAAACAGACCAACGTTTTAGCTGTCTGTCATGATGGATTTGATGGGCTGAAGACGATCAAGGAATTACAGCCTGATTTGATTTTCTTAGACATCCAAATGCCAAAAATCACTGGCCTTGAAATGCTGGAATTATTGGAAAATCCTCCTTCTGTGATTTTTACGACAGCATATGACGAATATGCAGTGAAAGCTTTTGATGCTCAGGCAATAGACTATTTGTTGAAGCCATTTTCAAAAGAACGCTTTGCCAAAGCAATTGATAAATTTCTAGTAATGGGAGAGACCCTCAAGGATCTAGGAAAATATAATTTTTCTAAAATGGAAGCTCCTGGCGTTTCAGAGAGGATTGTGCTTAAGGATAAAAATGATATTAAAATTATTCCTTTTTCAACAATAAAATACCTCGAGGCCAATGATGACTATGTAAATATTTACACAAACGAAGGGAAGTTTTTGAAGAATAAGACAATGAAATTTTTCGAGCAAGTTTTAAATTCTGATGTTTTTGTGAGAGTTCACCGGTCTTACATTGTGAAAGTAACAGAAATCACCAAAATTGAAGGGTATGAAAAAGACAGTTTTCTGATTATACTTAAATCAGGAGAAAAAATTCCAGTTAGCAAGTCCGGCTATCCAAAGTTAAAATCAGCCTTAGGGATATAA